The proteins below are encoded in one region of Belonocnema kinseyi isolate 2016_QV_RU_SX_M_011 chromosome 1, B_treatae_v1, whole genome shotgun sequence:
- the LOC117175656 gene encoding flap endonuclease 1 has product MGILGLSKLIADAAPQSIKESELKHYFGRKIAIDASMCLYQFLIAVRSDGAQLTSTDGETTSHLMGTFYRTIRLVEQGIKPVYVFDGKPPNLKGGELAKRAEKRDEAQKLLHAAEEAGNVEDMDKFNRRLVKVTKHHSEEAKQLLKLMGVPYVDAPCEAEAQCAAMVKAGKVYAVATEDMDALTFGSNVLLRRLTFSEARKMPVQEFHFDKVLEGLELNKDEFIDLCIMLGCDYTDSIKGVGPKRAIELIKTHRCLEKILENLDKKKFPVPEDWNYKQARILFQEPEITDPEEIELKWTDPDEEGLVKYLCGDKQFSEERVRNGAKKLIKARGTSTQGRLDSFFKVLPNPNPPKRKADEKKTPAKKGKTGGKRGRGK; this is encoded by the exons ATGGGAATTCTCGGACTTTCTAAGTTAATTGCGGACGCCGCGCCTCAATCAATTAAAGAATCAGAGTTAAAACATTACTTTG GTCGTAAAATTGCTATTGACGCTTCTATGTGTCTCTATCAATTTTTAATCGCTGTGAGATCCGATGGGGCACAACTCACATCTACGGATGGGGAAACAACCAG TCATCTCATGGGAACTTTCTATAGAACGATAAGATTGGTTGAACAGGGAATAAAACCAGTCTATGTGTTTGATGGTAAACCACCAAATCTAAAAGGTGGAGAACTGGCAAAACGAGCAGAAAAAAGAGACGAGGCACAAAAGCTTCTACATGCTGCAGAAGAAGCTg gaaaTGTCGAAGACATGGACAAATTTAACAGACGTTTGGTCAAAGTTACCAAACATCACAGCGAGGAAGCAAAACAGCTTTTGAAGTTGATGGGTGTTCCCTACGttgat gcGCCTTGTGAAGCTGAGGCGCAGTGTGCCGCGATGGTAAAAGCTGGAAAAGTTTATGCAGTTGCCACTGAAGATATGGACGCCCTAACTTTTGGATCCAATGTTCTTTTGCGTCGTCTGACTTTCAGCGAGGCGAGAAAAATGCCCGTTCAGGAATTCCATTTCGACAAAGTTCTCGAAGGTTTAGAACTCAACAAGGAcgaa TTTATCGATCTTTGCATAATGTTGGGTTGCGATTACACCGACAGTATTAAAGGCGTTGGACCAAAGCGAGCCATAGAGTTAATAAAAACTCACAGATGTCTcgaaaaaattctcgaaaatctcgACAAGAAAAAATTCCCCGTTCCCGAAGATTGGAATTACAAGCAGGCACGAATTTTGTTCCAGGAACCGGAAATAACAGATCCCGAAGAAATTGAG TTGAAATGGACAGATCCGGATGAAGAGGGCCTGGTGAAATATCTCTGTGGAGACAAACAGTTTTCGGAAGAGAGGGTAAGAAATGGAgcgaaaaaattgataaaagccAGAGGCACTTCGACTCAGGGTCGACTCGattcatttttcaaagttctgCCCAATCCAAATCCTCCGAAACGCAAA GCCGACGAGAAGAAAACTCCAGCGAAAAAAGGAAAAACCGGAGGAAAACGAGGAAGAGGGAagtag